CTGAGTTTGCTAAGAAAAATTTAAGATTTACATCGAGATTTTTTTAAATGACCACAGATATACTGAGACTACAATATGAAATGAAGGGAAAGAAAAATGAGTGAGGAAACGATTTTGGTCGTGGATGATAATCGGGAAATTGTATATTCGATCAGTGAATTGCTGAAATATGAAGGCTATCAGACCGTAGCGGCTTATGACGGGATGCAGGCACTGGAAGTGCTGGAAAAAGAAAAGATCGATCTGATTTTGCTGGATGTGATGATGCCAAGACTGAATGGTCTGTCTGCGTTGATGAAGCTGCGGGAGAAAAGTCAGATTCCGGTGATTATTCTTTCGGCGAAAACGGAAGAAAGCGATAAAGTGTCGGGACTTGTGCTGGGAGCCGACGATTATGTGGAAAAACCTTATAATCCGGCGGAGCTGATAGCCAGAGTGAAGGCGCATCTCAGGCGGTATCATGCCTGGGGAGGAAGTCAGCCGAAGGAAGATCCGGATCAGATCGTAAATGGTGGTCTGGTGCTAGATAAAAAGCAGAGACTTGTGATTGTGGAAGGAGAGGAAGTTCGTCTGACGGCTACGGAATACAAGATTCTGGAACTGTTTATGACCCATCTGGGA
This window of the Mediterraneibacter butyricigenes genome carries:
- a CDS encoding response regulator transcription factor — protein: MSEETILVVDDNREIVYSISELLKYEGYQTVAAYDGMQALEVLEKEKIDLILLDVMMPRLNGLSALMKLREKSQIPVIILSAKTEESDKVSGLVLGADDYVEKPYNPAELIARVKAHLRRYHAWGGSQPKEDPDQIVNGGLVLDKKQRLVIVEGEEVRLTATEYKILELFMTHLGQVFSAEQIYENVWREDAGYAAENTVMVHIRHIRGKVEIDTRKPRYVKVVWGIGYKMEKYD